One genomic window of Vibrio ziniensis includes the following:
- a CDS encoding alpha/beta fold hydrolase, with protein MMFKQTQYPIHSGSVAAVEFGDSKAADISVVFIHGWLDNAASFHSVMRQLSKLAPQLHLCAIDLPGHGLSEHKNGSNFYPFHDYIDDFCQLMLNFSANKRVIVGHSLGALVASCYSAAFPENVAGLIQIEGYAPLAEPVTESVARIRQGVMSRQRLRKKPERGYDDVSQAIERRSMINHLAPELISPVVERGIKRVGDKWYWRHDVKLKSESLYRMSPQHAAEIMNAIRCPHWLILGDQGYQSLKGHRSISEQSCLETFTVSGGHHCHLEQPEQVAELIFGVVNKI; from the coding sequence ATGATGTTCAAACAGACTCAATACCCAATTCATAGCGGTAGCGTAGCCGCCGTTGAATTTGGAGATTCAAAAGCGGCCGATATATCGGTCGTTTTTATTCATGGCTGGCTAGATAACGCAGCGAGTTTTCACTCCGTTATGCGACAACTCTCAAAGCTTGCGCCGCAGTTACACCTTTGCGCAATCGATTTACCTGGGCATGGGTTGTCGGAGCATAAAAATGGCAGCAATTTTTACCCTTTTCATGACTATATCGATGATTTTTGTCAGCTGATGCTTAATTTTTCAGCAAACAAACGGGTGATTGTAGGTCATTCTCTTGGTGCTTTGGTTGCAAGTTGCTATAGTGCCGCCTTTCCTGAAAATGTGGCCGGATTAATTCAAATTGAAGGTTATGCACCTTTGGCTGAACCTGTCACAGAAAGTGTTGCAAGAATACGTCAGGGTGTGATGAGTCGGCAGCGTTTACGTAAAAAGCCGGAGCGTGGATATGACGATGTTTCGCAAGCGATAGAACGTAGGTCAATGATCAATCATCTTGCACCTGAATTGATATCCCCTGTTGTAGAACGCGGTATCAAGCGAGTGGGTGACAAGTGGTATTGGCGCCATGATGTGAAGTTAAAAAGTGAATCTTTATATCGGATGTCACCACAACATGCCGCAGAGATTATGAATGCGATTCGATGCCCCCATTGGTTAATTTTGGGTGATCAGGGTTATCAGAGTTTAAAAGGACATCGCAGCATATCAGAGCAAAGTTGCTTAGAAACGTTCACTGTTTCTGGTGGTCATCATTGCCATTTAGAACAACCTGAGCAGGTTGCTGAACTAATTTTTGGCGTAGTTAACAAAATTTAA
- a CDS encoding Slp family lipoprotein — translation MKPITLRHLFAFMAVIFLSACTSLPTELSASSEETVISDYKTWLAPSTAQGSEVRLGGVIASITNLKDKTRIELVNVPIDSVGRPSVKVEPQGRFVGYVNEFLDPVTFSEGRLVTLLGNTAEPETGKVGDFEHQYPVMTVKGYHLWRVEERIIMQDSGPYLNHHCLSYFCRDRDDMYREGRVIQEVK, via the coding sequence ATGAAACCAATCACTCTACGTCACTTATTTGCCTTTATGGCTGTCATCTTTCTTTCTGCCTGTACCTCATTACCCACAGAGCTGAGTGCTTCGTCGGAAGAAACTGTCATTTCTGATTACAAAACATGGCTTGCCCCAAGCACAGCGCAAGGCAGTGAAGTGAGATTGGGGGGAGTCATTGCCAGTATTACCAACTTAAAAGATAAAACCCGTATTGAATTGGTCAACGTGCCGATTGATAGTGTGGGTCGACCAAGTGTAAAAGTTGAGCCACAAGGCCGTTTTGTCGGGTATGTGAATGAGTTCTTGGATCCAGTGACGTTCTCTGAAGGTCGATTAGTAACGCTGTTAGGAAATACCGCTGAGCCAGAAACAGGTAAAGTCGGTGATTTTGAGCATCAGTATCCAGTAATGACCGTAAAAGGCTATCACCTGTGGCGGGTTGAAGAGCGGATCATAATGCAAGACAGCGGACCTTACCTAAATCACCACTGCCTAAGTTATTTTTGCCGAGATAGAGATGACATGTACCGCGAAGGTAGAGTAATACAAGAAGTCAAATGA
- a CDS encoding chromosome partitioning protein ParA, with amino-acid sequence MVSINGLPGNVSNTNRTSKAKKNNGVKKGHEVATRATKVAEAVSYSIRPVDESEIHRAQVEYDLPEGRSRKAMEAYMDVMNRAKREELAQLLGVDIYI; translated from the coding sequence AATGTTTCTAATACCAATCGAACATCTAAGGCAAAGAAAAACAACGGAGTTAAAAAAGGTCATGAGGTTGCGACCAGAGCTACGAAAGTGGCTGAAGCAGTCTCATACTCTATTCGACCTGTTGATGAATCTGAAATCCATCGAGCTCAAGTTGAGTATGATTTGCCTGAAGGTCGCTCCAGAAAAGCAATGGAAGCCTATATGGATGTGATGAATCGTGCTAAAAGAGAGGAACTAGCCCAATTGTTAGGGGTCGATATTTATATTTGA